The Mucilaginibacter rubeus genomic interval AAAAAGTATGCGAAGCCCAGGGAGTTGTTTTTCATACCAACTCACCGGTAAGCCATTTACGGGTTGCGAATGGACATATCGAAAAGGTAGGTACTAAATATGGCGAGGATGAATTTCAAGGCGTTATTGCATCGGCGGACTATCATCATGTGGAGCAACAATTACTTGATGAAGCCAACAGGAACTATAGTGCCGACTACTGGGAAAAAAGGGTAATGGCTCCTTCGAGCCTGATCTTTTATTTGGGTGTAAAACTAAAATTAGAAAAACTGGAACATCATACTTTATTTTTTGATGCGGATTTAAAGCTCCATGCGACAGAAATTTACAAAGATCCAAAATGGCCTACAAGGCCGCTTTTTTATGTTTGCTGCCCTTCAAAATCAGATGATAGCGTAGCCCCTGATGGATATGAAAATCTATTTATCCTGATGCCGCTGGCACCGGATATACAAGATACCGAGGCGTTAAGAACGGAATATTTCGGGTTAATTATGGAACGTTTGGAAGATTATACTGGTGTATCGATCAGAACCGCACTTGACTATAAGAAAAGCTACTGTGTAAAAGATTTCAAGACAGATTACAATTCCTTTAAAGGGAATGCTTACGGCCTGGCCAACACATTAATGCAAACCGCGCACCTTAAACCTTCCATCAAAAATAAAAAGGTAAAGAACCTTTTTTATGCCGGGCAACTTACCGTTCCAGGGCCGGGAGTACCACCTTCAATTATTTCGGGTAAGGTTTCCGCTCAATTGCTAATACAATATCTTAACCATAAATGAAAGAACGATTTGATATCTTATCTGCTACGTGCAGCAGGGAAACAACCCGGCTTTACAGTACCAGCTTCTCCCTGGGGATATTATTTCTTAACAAGGAGGTACGTCATCCCATACACGCGATTTACGGCTTTGTAAGATTAGCCGACGAAATCGTGGACAGTTTCCATAATTATCCAAAATCACTTATGCTGGCAGAGTTAAAGGCTGACACCTTTACCGCTATCGAGCGTGGCATCAGTATTAACCCGGTAATTAATTCATTTCAACAGGTTGTCAACCAATTCAAAATCAATCACAACCTGATCATACAGTTTTTGAACAGCATGGAGATGGACCTTGGTGAACAATCTTATAATGCAGAAAAATACCAGCAATATATAATGGGTTCTGCCCAGGTAGTCGGACTGATGTGCCTGCACGTATTCACCAATGGCAATCAGGCCGAATTTGAGCGCTTGAGAATCCCTGCGATGAAATTGGGATCGGCTTTTCAAAAAGTCAATTTTCTCAGGGATGTAAACGCTGACTATGAGCAACTGAATCGCACCTACTTTCCGGATGTTGACCTGTCTGCATTTTCAGACGAGAACAAGCGTGCTATAGAACAGGATATTCTTTCAGAACTTAACGAAGCCCTGGAAGGGATCAGGGAGTTGCCACGTTCCTGCCGCAAGGGTGTTTACCTGGCTTACGTTTATTATAAGAAACTATTCGGGAAAATAGCGAAAGTACCGGCCGAAAAAGTAATGTCGGAAAGGATACGGGTATCAAACGGGCACAAGTTTTATTTAATGTTTGATTCACTGGTAAGGTACAAGTTGAATGTGCTTTAATCCATGATGAAAGATCTAGTAACCTAAATAAATAACAATTGGAAGATAACATAATTATAGTTGATACAGCCGGTAACGCTATTGGTGAAATAGATAAGATGGAGGCTCACATATCGGGAACGCTGCACCGCGCCTTCTCCGTTTTTGTATTCAACAGCAAAGGCCAGTTGCTGCTTCAGCAAAGAGCGTTGAATAAATACCATTCCGGCGGACTTTGGACTAACACGTGCTGCAGTCATCCGCGTGCAGATGAATTTACGCCGGATGCCGCTCATAGACGTTTGCGGGAAGAAATGGGAATGGATTGTGAACTGACCGAGTTATTTCAGTTCAGCTATCGTCATGAATTTGCGAACGGGTTAATCGAAAATGAATACGACCATGTTTTTATGGGCATCAGTGATGAGTTCCCGTTACCCAATCCTGCAGAAGTGGCCGGGTTCAGGTATATAGATACCGATCTGTTGATTTTTGAATTATTGGAACAGCCCGAGCAATATACAGCCTGGTTTAAAATATGCCTGGAAAAAGTATTGGAAATCTATCGTCAAATTATTTAAAATGAAATTGCTCATTAACATTGCGATTATATTAGCTTCATTTTCAGGAATGGAAGGTGTGGCTTGGTTAACCCACAAATATGTGATGCATGGTATTTTCTGGCCGCTGCACCGTGATCACCACCTGAAAGAACATTACGGCTTTCTGGAACGTAATGACTTGTTCTTCCTGATCTTCGCGCTTCCAGGCATTGCCTGTCTTGCGGCAGGAACACTATATCGTTTGCCGGTATGCACTTGTATCGGCATAGGCATCACGCTTTATGGCGCTTGTTACTTTTTTGTACACGACCTGTTTATCCATCAGCGCATAAAAGTGCTGCGTAATTCAGAGAACCGTTACCTGAAAGCCATCCGCCGGGCGCATAAAATGCACCATAAGCATACGGGTAAATATGACGGCGAAAGCTTTGGTATGTTATGGGTATCCTGGAAATATTTCCGTAACACTTCAAAAAACAACCCGGCATGAGATTTACCTATCTGCTGATCGATCTTTTTTCGGTGCTAGTGCCCTTTCTTTTTTCATTTCACTCCAGCCTGAAGTTTTACAAAAACTGGCATTCACTTTTCCCGGCAATGCTCCTGACAGGGATAGTATTTATTGCCTGGGATATGTATTTCACCCACTTAAAAATATGGGGCTTTAATCCTGTTTACCTCACAGGCCTCTACATCGGTAACTTGCCTGTTGAAGAAGTCTTGTTCTTTTTTTGTATCCCTTACTCATGTGTGTTCACTTATGCCTGTTTAAATGTAACGATCAAAAAAAAGATATCTGCCCGTTATCCGATTATCATTAGCTCATTACTGATAACCTTTTCTTTATTTATGGCAATCTGTTTTCGTAAACAGGATTATACGTGTTATACTTTCGCTGCTTTAACTATCTTACTTTTTACCGCGCAGTTTATTATAAAAGTAAGCTGGCTTTCAAAATTCTATATCACTTATCTGCTGTTATTGCTTCCCTTCCTGATCGTGAATGGTTTGCTAACTGGCACCGGCCTGGAAAACCCGGTAGTTTGGTACAACCCGGCACATATTATAGGCTTACGTATTTTGACCATTCCCGTTGAGGATATCTTTTATGGCATGGATTTGATCTTACTAAATGTAATGATCTATACAGGTTTAAGCGCGAGGTTTTACCCTTGGTTTAAAAATCAGAGAAAGACGATAAATAGCAAAAGCTCTTTACCTTATGTTAAAACAATTTCATGATAAAAAACGAAATATTGAATGACTTAACTTTAGCGCGGGTGGTAACTGATCTGGAGCAGGATCATTATAATGCTGCCTTTGACACGCCACTCCGTCCCGACGCTTTTGAACTGGACGACGATACCAAAATGGAACTTATCGCCAAACATTTTACAGCGATCATGGAAACTTTGGGAATGGATATGGAAGATGACAGTTTGAAAGATACGCCTAAGCGGGTGGCTAAAATGTACGTGAAGGAGATCTTCAGCGGCTTGAACCCTGCTAATAAACCCAAACCCACTTTATTCAAAAATCCATTCAACTATAACCAGATGTTGGTGGAACGGAATATTGCTGTATTTAGTAACTGTGAGCACCACTTTGTACCTATTGTGGGTAAAGCCCACGTTGCCTATATCAGTAACGGGCAGGTGATAGGTTTATCAAAGCTGAACAGGATTGTTCAGTATTGTTCGCAAAGGCCGCAAGTGCAGGAAAGGCTCACCATGCAAATAGCCAATATGCTCAAAGAAGCATTGGACTCCGAAAATGTAGCGGTTATCATAGATGCGCACCACCATTGCGTATCCAGTCGTGGTATAAGAGACGCCGGCAGCACCACGCTTACCGCTGAATATAGCGGACAGTTTTTAAATATGGAAACTAAGAATGAATTTTTAAAGTATATCGGATCATGAATTTCAACGGAAAAAATATCCTGGTAGTCGGTGGCAGTTCCGGCATCGGCCTGTCGCTGATTAAATTGCTTCATCAGCAGCAAGCCAATATTTATACGATATCAAGATCGGCATCAGCCGAGTGGCCGGAAGATGTACATTTTTTAAAAGCCGACGTTTTAGAAAATTTGGATGCCGTGGAAATGTTCCTTCCTGATCAATTGCACGGCCTGGTTTACTCGGTTGGCAGCATTACGCTGAAACCATTCAGCAGGTTAACCGATGAAGACTTTTTGAAGGATTTCCAGCTGAATGTTTTAGGTGCAGCACGTATTATCCGGCAAGCTATTAAACCTATAAAAAATGCCGCCGGTTCATCTATCGTGTTGATCAGTTCTGTCGCTGCCAAAACAGGCATGCCATACCATGCCAGTATCGCAGCGGCAAAAGGTGCGGTTGAAGGTATGGCCCTTTCTTTAGCAGCAGAGCTTGCTATTCAGCATGTCCGGGTTAACGTGGTTGCACCGTCGTTAACAGATACACCACTCGCTCAAACCTTGTTGAGCACAGCTGAAAAACGGGAAGCCTCTGCTAAACGCCATCCTTTAGGAAAGATAGGGCAATCCGAAGATATCAGCCGGCTGATCGCATTTTTATTATCGGATGAGACCAGCTGGATGACCGGGCAGGTTATCGGCATGGATGGTGGCTTAGGTAAATTAAAAACAAGTTAAGATGCAGAATATAAAGAGCGAACAGATCTATCGGATGGAAAAGCAATACCGAACAAGCCTGATCAATAGTTTGATAGGCTACCGGGCTTTGAATCTTTTGGGCACAACCGGCAATGACGGTATCACCAACTTGTGTATCATCAGTTCTGTTTTCCATTTGGGTGCCAACCCGCCGCTTATCGGAATGGTGATCCGGCCTGAACGTGAGCACAATGATACGTTGCGTAATATCAGATCAACAGGACAATACACCCTCAATAACGTGCTGCCCGAATGGTACATGCAGGCACACCAAACCAGCGCAAGTTATCCTTCGGGCGTTTCTGAATTTGATACCTGCCATTTCAAAAAGCATTATGTGAATGGCTTTAAAGCGCCTTTTGTTACAGCATCCAACATACGCATAGGGCTGGAACTGCGTGAGATGATTGATATGGAAGTTAACGGAACAACCATTGTAATTGGTGAAATAGTTCATATCCTAACAGAAGATGGATTGATCGGTCAAGATGGAACAGCTGATCACGGTAAAGCAAGAACCATGACCGTGGCCGGTTTGGACACTTATTATCTTCCGCAACCCGTTGGGCAACTCGCCTATGCCAAGCCCGATGTTGAACCTCATCTATTAAATACACATGTCAACTTCAATACATAAGCGATGAAAAAAGACGCGGAAGTGATTATTATAGGTGCGGGAATAGCCGGTTTAACAGCTGCCAAAATATTAAAAGCTGCCGGAAAATCGGTTTTGGTTTTGGAGGCCTCCGATGGAGTGGGTGGCAGAGTGCGAACAGATGAGGTAGATGGCTACCTGCTCGACCGGGGTTTCCAGGTTTTTCTGACAGCTTATCCCGAAGCCAAAAAACTATTAGATTACAAGACGCTGGAATTATGCAAATTTAATCCCGGCGCAATTATTTTGAATAGGGATGGTATCACTACTTTAGGTGATCCGGCCAGGCAGCCAGGTTCGATAGTGAGCACTTTGCTGTCTTCAGCCGCTACATTTGCTGATAAACTACGCATGCTCCGCTTAAAGCTAAAATTGGCTGGTAAAAGTATAGATGAGATATTTTCAGAGCCGGAGATCACCACTACAGAATACCTGAAAAAAGAAGGTTTTAGCGGAACGATCATGAACCAGTTTTTCCGCCCTTTTATGACAGGGATCTTTCTCGAAGGCCGGCTAAGTACTTCCAGCAGAATGTTTGAGTTTGTTTTTAAAATGTTTAGCGAAGGTAATGCTGCGATCCCTGCCAAAGGAATGGGCATGATACCTAAACAACTTGCTGAATGCCTTTCTTCCCAGGAACTGCTGTTTCATCAAAATGTATCAGCAGTTAATGGCGGCTCGGTAACAACAACAGATGGGGTTGTCTATCAGGCTAACTATGTTTTGATCGCTACCGATCCTTTAAGTTCCCCCATACGTAACAGAAATTCGAAAATTGAACATCATTCTGTGAGCAATATGTATTTCACCGCTAAAAAAAGACCGTTCGAAAAGCCTCTTATAGCTTTAAATACGTTACCGGGAAAAATTGTAAATAACATAGCGGTAATGGATCGTATTTCTACCGGGTACTCTAAAAACGGTGATACTTTAATTTCACTGTCGCTTATCGGGGATCATTCTAAAGCCAACCAAAACGAACTCCAGGAAAATGTGGTTAATGAATTGAAACTCTGGTATCCCGAAGCCGTCAGCTGGAAGCATTTAAAAACCTACCATATTGATTATGCGCTGCCCAATGACGACCACGTAACCAATGAACCTGATTATACAACTATGTTGGTGAATGCCCAATGCTTCACCTGTGGTGATTATTTGATGAATGGCTCGATTAATGCAGCGATGAAAAGTGGCAGGCAGGCTGCAGAGGCCATGATAAATACCATGTTTTAATGATCAATCATAATTTATATAGCAATGAACTTTTAGACCGTAAACGGCTATTGTGCGACGCGCAGGCAGATGAGTTTATACGTTATGTTTTTAGCGATCCGGCAAAGAAAAAGCAATTACAGGACTGGATGGGTGGCGCTTCTGGTACTTTACATTTGAATTTATTACAAGATGCCTTTCCGGGTTTTGCCTTTATTGATAACGCTACAGAACTGCCCACGTGGGCACAGCCACGGCTAATGAAAACCGGCGCTGTTTTCTTTGCCCGGCACTCTGAGATCATTATGAGTTTACTTGGGTTGTTATCATTACCCTATTGTTATAATGCAGCCAATGGTGCAATGGTGCTATACTTGTCCGAGCTGATCCGCAAGCAAACCACCAAAAGGCTTTTTGATACCGCTGTTTTTGTTTGGGAAGTAATGGGGCCGGATGCTTTCAGTAAAAACGGAAGCGCTTTTGAAGAAATTTTAAAAGTGAGGATCATGCATGCGGCCGTTCGTTACTACACGCTTCATAGCGGCAAATGGAACGATAGCTGGGGATTACCCATAAACCAGGAAGACATGGCCGGGACAAACCTGTCATTTTCGCTGATCGTAATTCGCGGGTTACGAATGCTCGGTTACAGCGTTAGCGAGGAAGATCAGGCAGCGTTTATGCATATCTGGGCGGTAGTAGGTTACTTATCGGGCTTAGATGCAGATCTGATCCCCGAAAATTCTAAAATGGCGCAGCAACTTGATAACACTATCAAACGAAGGCAATTCACTGTTTCTGCGCATGGGCAGGAATTAACCGGATCGTTGACCGCTCATATCCTGTCGGTGAATAAAAGTAAGGCGACGGCTAACGATATCCTTGGCTTAATGCGTTACCTGCTTGGAAAAGAAATGGCGGATATGCTGGCGATCAATGCTCCTGAACTGCCCGCTTATAAATTGACGCTGATCAAAACGCTGAACCTGTTGAGAAGCTTTAAGCCGCAGGGAGACGCTAAGCAAAATTACCGGGCGGCTTACGCTGCATTCAAAACTCAAAACCCGGAACTCGCCAAAAGAAACTAAATTTGAAAATTGTCTGTATGCTTAATTTTATAAAAACATGAAATCATACCAACTTATTCACCAACTGATCGATCTTGTAGCCGAACTGGAAAAAGAAAACCAGGGACGGCAAGCGTCTTTGCAGGATTTTGCAGGTTTTTTGCTGAATAAAGTTGGTGACCCTGCCGGTAATACACAGAGTAGTGAAGTTAGGTTCGGCGCTAATGACAGCGCCGCTTTGGATATTGCCTATCAGCTGGATAATAATATTGGTCGCTTGTTTGTTTTTATGAGCCGCTATGCGAAATCTTATATAAAAAAGGCGCTGGAAGGCACACCCTTGCAAACCGCCGAAGATTTTACCGCTTTGGCGATCCTTTTAACACATAGCCATTTGTCAAAAAGTGAACTGATCAGCTATAATCTACAGGAAAAAACATCGGGTACGGAGGTGCTCAGACGTCTGATCGCCCACGGTTTGGTAAGGCAATGGGACGACGAAAAGGATAAAAGAAGTAAACATATTGCCATTACTGATAAGGGAAAAATATTACTATTTCAGGTATTCGAACATACCAGCTATGTGGGTACGATCATCACCGGAAGACTGACGATTGCTGAAAAATTCACGTTGCAATATCTTTTACAAAAACTGGAAAACTTTCATTTGGAGCAATACGAAAAGAAGAGCATTATTAACAAGGAAGACCTTAAAAAAATAGCAGCAGAAATTGCACCGGAATAATGACGAACCTTTAAATAAGCGGGGTATAGCGTGGTCAATGTATCCTTATTCTCTAATATCGCTTTCGCTAACCTGAATCAAATTAAGCACCGTTAATAAGCTTGATTTCAATTTGTTTATGCATTCAATAAGTAATGTATTTACTATCTTTGCGTTAAGATTTGCGTCTCCATTTTCAGGCAAGAAAAAACTGGTGAGTCACGCGGTGAGTCGATTTTTGAAAATCATACAATCGACTGAAGATCAAAAGAATACAGAGACAGGTTCTGAACCCTCCCTCTCCGCTTGTCATTATTCAACAAAGAAGCGCTGTAAATGATTTATTTACAGCGCTTCTTTGTTGTCTTTATCCGGCACTAAAATAAATCGCTTTGCCCTGGTGACCTTCTTATTTTTAAAGCAATTGTTGGATTTTATTGGATTTCTTTTCCCTCAAATTTGCACCAATTGAAATAGCCGTACGCTCAATGGTTAGATAAAGAAAATAGCACATCGCAAATATTCCCACAAAAGCAGGGATAAGAATTAGGATTGGATGATTGAAATGAGCCCTAAAATGCTTGTCGTAGAAATTGAAAATCAGATACAATAAGGGCTGATGAAATAAATATATGCTGTAACTGCATATACCGATTTTAACAATCCATCTTGATAGAACTCCTTTTAAATCAACCTTTTCATTGTGCAATATCCAATCAATAAAAGCGATCCATGAAAATGTAGCTATATATTGTAACAGATAGTTTGCATACAAAAAACTTTTGGCGGCAAATAATATCAGAAATGAAATTAAAGAAATAATAAGCGCGCCCTTTTTGAACACTCGCTTTTTATTAAAAAAAGCCTCCGCAAAATATGCTCCTGCAGCCCAGATGAACCATAATTCAAAAACTGAATTAATGTAAGATACTTTATTGATTAAATCATTGAAGAATATACCCAAGACTAAAACAGCAATCGACAAAGCCAAAATCAATTTAAATGTTGTTTTTATTCCTATTTTATTCCTTAAAAATAAGAAGAAGGGATAAAGCAAGTAAAGTTGTACTTCGAGTGCTAAACTCCAGAAAGAGGCATTTATTGAAAAAAATGTAGAATCAAAGAGGTTATGGATCGTGAAAAAATGAAAAATTAAATCTCTAAAGTTAATATTAGAAAAATCATGACGATTCAATATGATGGTAAAAGTTAATAATGCAAACCAATACGGTGGAAATATTCGCCAAAATCGCTTGCTAAAAAAAGTTGAAGCATTAAAGATTTCCTTATTCTTTAAATATCCTAAATGGATCAGAAACCCACTGATTATTAAAAATAAAGTAACACCGGTAAATCCAAATGCGGATGGTGAAAAATTAAGTATCAGTAATTTAATATTTGGAATATCTATAATTCCATTTTGATCATACTTTGTTATTGGATAGTCAGGAAACAGAACCAGTTAATAATGATAAATAATAACATAAATTATCGCAATGCCCCGTAGAAAATCTATTTTCTGATAATGTTTTTGGCTCGTCATTAAGTAGTCTTGGAATGAATATAAGCGACAACAAATATAATATTTTCAGGGCCACCATCCGGGTAAAACGTATACTCTTTTTAATTCCTCCTTTTTAACCACAACTATAAAGCTTGTAATTATTGAAAATATTACCAATAAATAAGCGCTGCACTAAATGGAAATTACTTCTCCGACCTGAGTTTTATCTTTGTCAGTGGCTTCTTGCGTTGATGTAACATAAAAGTGTTTCTTTATTGTCTTGATATTCGTCAGTTATTAAAATATCTATCGCATCGCATTACATCAGAGCTCACCGCTCTCTATAAAAAAAACCGAACTTTCGTGTCCGGTTTTTCTGTTTTTTACATTGATTACCAACCTGTTTAACACCAATCGCCAAGCCTGGCAAAAAACAATAAAGATGTCTTTTAATTAGCTACGTCGTTGTTTTCAATACCAACCCTGTTTTTATTGATACGGTCACGCAGACCACCAAAATTATAGTTTAGGCTTACGCTGAATGACCTGAAATAGTTGTTGGTTTGATAAACCTGGTTAAAATCCGGACCGAATGTTTTATTAACCACATTACGGTATTTGGTGAAAGGGTTTTTAACACCTCCGGATATTCCGAATTTATTTTTAATGATCTCTTTGTTAAAATTAAAAGCGGTGTAAAAGAAACCATTGGTGCGGCCCTGTAAACCTGTAGGACTATGGCTGTTTACACTAAAGTCGGCATTTAACGCCCAACCATGTTTAAGCCTCACCACGTTTGACAGTGTTGATGAATACATTAAAAGATTATTTTCCACCTTGTTTCCGCTTACATCACCTGCTAACCATAGGTACATGGCATTGCCGTTCAGGCTTACATTATAAACACCTACCGAGTAGCCCAGGTTAAAGTTTAAACCAAAGCTGCTTGATTTACCGGTGTTAGCATAGGTAATCTGGGTAATTTGTGTGTTGGGATTAAAATTAACTACTTGCAAATCCAGGTTATTCATGAACGAGTAATCAAGCCCAAGGTTAACAGATACTTTTTTATTAATTCCGTAACCAAGCTGGATGTCATTTAGTACCACTGGTCGTAAGTATGGGTTACCGGTTACTTCATAGTTAGGGTTTGAACGATCAACGTAGGGGTTAAGCCTGTTAATCCCCGGCCTCCTGATCCTTTGTGAAAAACCAAGGTTCATGCTGCTTTCATTTTTAAACTGCTTGCTTATAGAAACTGAAGGCACTACGTTAAAATAGTTCTGGTCGGCAGTGGTGGAGGTACTTAAAAAGTTTGCACGGATAACTGTTTCTTCAACCCTTACACCGGCATTCACATTCCAGCTGTTTAAATTGATCTGGTAAGAATTATATGCGCTGAAAACGTTTTGCGTATTGGTATATTCATTTGAAAGTTGCGGATCAAGTTCAAACTGGTTATCAGTTGCGTTAAAAGATTTGTATTCAAAATCGCTGCTGTTGTTACGCAATATGGCTTTTAAACCCGCTTCAATGTTTACTCTTTTTACAGGTGTATTGAAATCAACCTGGAAGGTATGTTCTTTAAATTTTTGATGATCGTTTTGTTGAAAATCGGGCGTATCAAAATTAACCTGATCGTTAAAGTCAACATTACCTTTTCTGTCGTTCAAATTGGTGCTGAACAGGTACGAAAAAGTCAGCAATTCATTCTTTTTTGCTTTAAAGGCCATTTCATAGTTAATACCGGCATCTATACCGTAACCGGTGGCTTTTCCGTCATTCAGAAAGCTGTATTGTTCCAAAAGACCTGTTGTACCGTTTAATGTAGATATTTGGCCTGAGTGATCTTTAACCCGGCTGCCATTGTAGTTAAACTGGGCGGTAAGTAAGTTCAGCGTATCAATCTGGTAGCTTAATTCTGTGCCAAAATAGGCTGTTTTGTTATTGGATTTTTGATTGCCTTGTTGCGCA includes:
- a CDS encoding acyltransferase family protein yields the protein MVLFPDYPITKYDQNGIIDIPNIKLLILNFSPSAFGFTGVTLFLIISGFLIHLGYLKNKEIFNASTFFSKRFWRIFPPYWFALLTFTIILNRHDFSNINFRDLIFHFFTIHNLFDSTFFSINASFWSLALEVQLYLLYPFFLFLRNKIGIKTTFKLILALSIAVLVLGIFFNDLINKVSYINSVFELWFIWAAGAYFAEAFFNKKRVFKKGALIISLISFLILFAAKSFLYANYLLQYIATFSWIAFIDWILHNEKVDLKGVLSRWIVKIGICSYSIYLFHQPLLYLIFNFYDKHFRAHFNHPILILIPAFVGIFAMCYFLYLTIERTAISIGANLREKKSNKIQQLL
- a CDS encoding outer membrane beta-barrel family protein, with protein sequence MKPKQIFLPLLISLTVMLTQLNTTYAQSADGSFQIKGQIADSIDHKPLSLTTVRIKSMNDELINVAVTKDDGSFSFSGLPSASYKISIAAIGYGSKLRIVDLTRSSSKVMELGKINLGYQTTMLTEVSIKADKPIVRRKADRITYDLKADPESKGNNVLTMMRKVPYLSLDGDDNLLLKGNSSFKVMINGKPSGSLENNLKAVLKSIPASTIERIEVITNPPSKYDAEGLAGIINIITSKRVSDGYNGTVNVSESGPTGGPGVGASFTAKAGKFGISANGGGSINDYPTTYNSSNRQTTGATPTTLAQQGNQKSNNKTAYFGTELSYQIDTLNLLTAQFNYNGSRVKDHSGQISTLNGTTGLLEQYSFLNDGKATGYGIDAGINYEMAFKAKKNELLTFSYLFSTNLNDRKGNVDFNDQVNFDTPDFQQNDHQKFKEHTFQVDFNTPVKRVNIEAGLKAILRNNSSDFEYKSFNATDNQFELDPQLSNEYTNTQNVFSAYNSYQINLNSWNVNAGVRVEETVIRANFLSTSTTADQNYFNVVPSVSISKQFKNESSMNLGFSQRIRRPGINRLNPYVDRSNPNYEVTGNPYLRPVVLNDIQLGYGINKKVSVNLGLDYSFMNNLDLQVVNFNPNTQITQITYANTGKSSSFGLNFNLGYSVGVYNVSLNGNAMYLWLAGDVSGNKVENNLLMYSSTLSNVVRLKHGWALNADFSVNSHSPTGLQGRTNGFFYTAFNFNKEIIKNKFGISGGVKNPFTKYRNVVNKTFGPDFNQVYQTNNYFRSFSVSLNYNFGGLRDRINKNRVGIENNDVAN